A region of Nocardioides sp. JS614 DNA encodes the following proteins:
- a CDS encoding YgaP-like transmembrane domain, with translation MNVTPPERVARIVIGAAAAVGGVALLTAGPGIIVLVLEVLLVLAGLDLVVTGAVGHCPLYARLHHVPSSLEGSTR, from the coding sequence GTGAACGTCACCCCACCGGAACGGGTGGCGAGGATCGTGATCGGCGCGGCCGCCGCGGTCGGCGGCGTCGCCCTGCTGACCGCAGGACCGGGCATCATCGTGCTCGTCCTGGAGGTGCTGCTGGTGCTCGCCGGCCTCGACCTGGTGGTCACCGGCGCAGTCGGGCACTGCCCGCTCTACGCCCGGCTCCACCACGTGCCGTCCTCGCTCGAGGGGAGCACCCGATGA
- a CDS encoding M23 family metallopeptidase: MPLSTTLGALAAGAAIAGATLGAATPLDQDIEQRGAEAAVAPPRLATGARGRRVVSRSADRLATQSAAGAEAGRLQAAARAREAALSRIEDLAGTRAAYLRRNRWVLPFTGYRITATFGDTGSLWSTVHTGVDLAAPTGTVTGAVGAGVITFVGYDGAYGNKVVVTHADGTETWYAHLDTITVAVGQEVAAGQQIGTVGATGNVTGPHLHLEVRPDGQDPVDPVPVLRERGVEL; encoded by the coding sequence GCCGGCGCCACACTCGGCGCCGCGACGCCCCTCGACCAGGACATCGAGCAGCGCGGCGCCGAAGCCGCCGTCGCTCCCCCGCGGCTGGCGACCGGGGCCCGGGGCCGACGCGTGGTGTCCCGCAGCGCCGACCGCCTGGCGACGCAGAGCGCCGCCGGCGCCGAGGCGGGCCGGCTGCAGGCCGCGGCTCGAGCGCGCGAGGCAGCCCTCTCCCGGATCGAGGACCTCGCCGGCACCCGGGCCGCCTACCTGCGCCGGAACCGGTGGGTGCTGCCGTTCACCGGCTACCGCATCACCGCCACCTTCGGCGACACCGGCTCGCTGTGGTCGACCGTGCACACGGGCGTCGACCTCGCCGCGCCCACCGGGACGGTGACGGGCGCCGTCGGCGCCGGGGTCATCACCTTCGTCGGGTACGACGGCGCGTACGGCAACAAGGTGGTCGTCACGCACGCCGACGGCACGGAGACCTGGTACGCCCACCTCGATACCATCACGGTGGCGGTCGGCCAGGAGGTGGCGGCCGGGCAGCAGATCGGGACGGTCGGCGCGACCGGCAACGTCACCGGCCCGCACCTGCACCTCGAGGTCCGTCCGGACGGGCAGGACCCGGTCGACCCGGTCCCGGTGCTCAGGGAGCGCGGGGTCGAGCTCTGA
- a CDS encoding ABC transporter permease: protein MSSLGGTGGATTGGSAWTPGVAARLLAASRRQSAAGAAGIALALMLMLLLTGLWAGIQERVTTYDDHTRADLVVVPPDTHTLFADPGVLPAGTTAAVGQVDGVTATASVRTMYQILELAHGKAATATVAFDPASGMGGPWDIEDGRAPVAIDEVAVDAVFADQHGLALGDRLPILGHQMRIVGRTGGTALFMTPLLFLTTDAVNDMLDSPGAAGAVLISADDPTAVRRQLTAAGYAVRTPRELHQESLSLATSIYGTPVRLMVGVAFAAGTLIVALVAYTRICEQQRDLGILKALGATPRDLRRITLAETAVLAATGAVGSVVLLLLARELLAWWRPAFPVVITRTTLVQTTTAAVAMTLLAAWLPVRRIGRLDAASAFRTGR from the coding sequence GTGAGTTCGCTTGGAGGGACCGGCGGGGCGACCACCGGTGGGTCGGCCTGGACCCCCGGGGTGGCCGCGCGGTTGCTGGCCGCGAGCAGACGGCAGAGCGCCGCCGGTGCAGCGGGTATCGCCCTGGCCCTGATGCTGATGCTCCTCCTCACGGGGCTGTGGGCCGGGATCCAGGAACGGGTCACGACGTACGACGACCACACCCGCGCCGACCTGGTCGTCGTCCCTCCCGACACGCACACGCTGTTCGCCGACCCAGGGGTGCTCCCCGCCGGGACGACCGCAGCCGTGGGTCAGGTCGACGGCGTCACCGCGACTGCGAGTGTGCGCACCATGTACCAGATCCTGGAGCTGGCGCATGGGAAGGCTGCGACCGCGACGGTGGCGTTCGACCCAGCCAGCGGGATGGGCGGGCCCTGGGACATCGAGGACGGGCGGGCGCCGGTCGCGATCGACGAGGTGGCCGTCGATGCGGTCTTCGCCGACCAGCACGGGCTGGCGCTCGGTGATCGGCTCCCGATCCTCGGCCACCAGATGCGGATCGTGGGCCGGACCGGTGGCACCGCCCTGTTCATGACCCCGCTGCTGTTCCTCACCACGGACGCGGTCAACGACATGCTGGACTCGCCCGGCGCGGCCGGTGCCGTGCTGATCAGCGCCGACGATCCCACCGCCGTGCGGCGGCAGCTCACAGCGGCCGGGTACGCCGTCCGGACGCCGCGCGAGCTCCACCAGGAGTCCCTGAGCCTGGCCACCTCGATCTACGGCACGCCGGTCCGGCTCATGGTCGGAGTCGCGTTCGCGGCCGGGACCTTGATCGTCGCGCTCGTCGCCTACACGCGCATCTGCGAGCAACAGCGCGACCTGGGCATCCTGAAGGCGCTGGGGGCGACCCCGCGAGACCTCCGACGGATCACCCTGGCCGAGACGGCGGTGCTCGCTGCGACCGGCGCGGTCGGCTCGGTCGTGCTGCTCCTGCTCGCGCGAGAGCTGCTGGCGTGGTGGCGCCCCGCCTTCCCGGTCGTGATCACCCGGACGACCCTCGTGCAGACGACGACCGCGGCAGTGGCGATGACGCTGCTGGCCGCCTGGCTGCCGGTCCGCCGGATCGGCCGGCTCGACGCCGCCTCGGCCTTCAGGACCGGACGATGA
- a CDS encoding response regulator transcription factor, with amino-acid sequence MVVEDEVELAAVVGSYLERAGYEVALAHDGLRAVDLAREVDPDVVILDLGLPGIDGIEVCRRLRTFSDCYVVMLTARSDEVDMLIGLSVGADDYMTKPFSPRELLARLQAILRRPRPKTGQRADVATAGTILTFGALSIDVEAREVWLRDELVPLTRTEFDLLATLAERPRLVFSRRQLIDRVWGEDWVGDEHLVDVHIGHLRRKLDDDASRGQYLRTVRGVGYRMGTGEE; translated from the coding sequence ATGGTCGTGGAGGACGAGGTCGAGCTCGCCGCCGTCGTGGGCAGCTACCTGGAGCGGGCCGGGTACGAGGTCGCGCTGGCCCACGACGGACTGCGAGCGGTCGACCTCGCGCGTGAGGTCGATCCGGACGTCGTGATCCTCGATCTCGGACTCCCGGGCATCGACGGCATCGAGGTGTGCCGCCGGCTGCGCACCTTCAGCGACTGCTACGTCGTGATGCTCACCGCCCGCAGCGACGAGGTCGACATGCTGATCGGACTCTCCGTCGGCGCCGACGACTACATGACCAAGCCGTTCAGTCCGCGCGAGCTCCTCGCCCGGCTGCAGGCCATCCTGCGCCGGCCACGACCGAAGACCGGCCAGCGGGCCGACGTCGCAACGGCGGGCACGATCCTGACGTTCGGTGCGCTCTCCATCGACGTGGAGGCGCGCGAGGTCTGGCTCCGCGACGAGCTGGTGCCCCTGACCCGCACCGAGTTCGACCTGCTCGCCACGCTCGCCGAGCGCCCCCGACTCGTGTTCTCACGCCGCCAGCTCATCGATCGCGTCTGGGGGGAGGACTGGGTGGGCGACGAGCACCTGGTCGACGTCCACATCGGGCACCTGCGTCGCAAGCTGGACGACGACGCGAGCCGGGGCCAGTACCTGCGAACGGTCCGCGGTGTCGGCTACCGCATGGGCACCGGCGAGGAGTGA
- a CDS encoding SHOCT domain-containing protein has translation MGWNPDAGWGWGTWLGMAVMMAVVWGAVIAVIVMVFRPARSQEGGGPRSDRQPDQILAERYARGEIDEAEYRLRTDVLRTTDHPRRRHSSDVQGS, from the coding sequence ATGGGGTGGAACCCTGACGCTGGTTGGGGCTGGGGCACCTGGCTGGGCATGGCCGTGATGATGGCGGTCGTCTGGGGCGCCGTGATCGCGGTGATCGTGATGGTGTTCCGGCCTGCTCGCTCCCAGGAGGGCGGCGGTCCGCGCTCCGACCGGCAGCCCGATCAGATCCTGGCCGAGCGGTATGCGCGCGGCGAGATCGACGAGGCCGAGTACCGGCTGCGGACGGACGTGCTCCGCACGACCGACCACCCGCGCCGTCGTCACTCCTCAGACGTCCAGGGCTCCTGA
- a CDS encoding ATP-binding cassette domain-containing protein has product MSITPSDRRVPRDAPSSPSGPVLKVRGLVKTYGGDATSVKAVNGIDLEVRAGELLLVMGPSGSGKTTLLLMLGALLRPTAGSIAVIRADGAELELTAASEKVLPQLRAHTFGFIFQDYALLDALSAEENVAVACNIAGRTGPSARATARELLERVGLDHRAGARPSRLSGGEQQRVAVARALANDPPVVLADEPTANLDAARGRELARLLRRVADEDGRAVVIVSHDDRLREVADRVLWLEDGRFKELAAMAVDPVCGMQVETTGPRVDVDGRPRWFCSEACAAEFRSHPDRYGPGADVPS; this is encoded by the coding sequence ATGAGCATCACACCCTCAGACAGGCGCGTCCCTCGAGACGCGCCCAGCTCGCCATCCGGCCCCGTCCTCAAGGTTCGCGGCCTGGTCAAGACCTACGGCGGTGACGCCACGTCGGTCAAGGCGGTCAACGGCATCGACCTGGAAGTGCGGGCGGGGGAGCTGCTCCTGGTCATGGGGCCGTCCGGGTCGGGCAAGACGACGCTGCTGCTGATGCTCGGGGCGCTGCTGCGGCCGACCGCCGGCTCGATCGCGGTGATCCGCGCGGACGGAGCCGAGCTCGAGCTCACCGCCGCGTCCGAGAAGGTCCTACCGCAGCTGCGCGCCCACACCTTCGGGTTCATCTTCCAGGACTATGCGTTGCTCGATGCGCTCTCCGCCGAGGAGAACGTCGCCGTCGCCTGCAACATCGCCGGACGAACGGGGCCGTCGGCACGGGCGACGGCTCGAGAGCTGCTCGAACGCGTCGGGCTCGATCACCGCGCAGGCGCGCGGCCGTCGCGGCTCTCCGGTGGCGAACAGCAGCGCGTCGCTGTCGCGCGTGCGCTGGCCAACGATCCGCCGGTGGTCCTGGCCGACGAGCCGACCGCGAACCTGGACGCTGCCCGCGGGCGCGAGCTGGCCCGGCTCCTGCGGCGGGTTGCGGACGAGGACGGCCGCGCGGTCGTGATCGTCAGCCACGACGACCGGCTGCGCGAGGTCGCCGACCGCGTCCTGTGGCTCGAGGACGGGAGGTTCAAGGAGCTGGCGGCGATGGCGGTCGACCCGGTCTGCGGCATGCAGGTCGAGACGACGGGCCCTCGGGTGGACGTGGACGGACGTCCGCGCTGGTTCTGCTCGGAGGCGTGCGCCGCCGAGTTCCGCTCCCACCCCGATCGGTACGGGCCGGGCGCCGACGTGCCGTCGTAG
- a CDS encoding ABC transporter permease, with protein MSGRAVPVGRRFLFVERRRAVLAVLGVAASLLLVLLLNGIFAGAIDRVTYYIRTSPADVFVSQQGVRTMHMSSSVLPPDALARVAEVPGVAWVTGIDFTSGSIGGPNGRQLSYVIGYDTELGRGGPARLVAGRPPGMGEAVIDEQAGDQLGAPLGGSVTVLGTPLRVSGLSTAGTSITNTTVFVDSEQFALLPVAGHGQDHSASPAYLLVGASAGVDQAILADRVRTAAPDLAVQTRDEFVASETRVVTDMSADLLRLMSTVGLAIALAVIALGLMTSTLNRLRDFAVLKALGSSTARLVGTVVSQVLWTVGLAAGLATVLAMVVAVALRQVAPDVQIEVTAEASTRTAVSALVVGLVAALWPLRRVAALDPATAFRESR; from the coding sequence ATGAGCGGCCGGGCCGTCCCTGTGGGCCGGCGGTTCCTGTTCGTCGAGCGCCGCCGGGCCGTGCTCGCCGTCCTGGGCGTTGCTGCGTCGCTGCTGCTGGTGCTCCTGCTGAACGGCATCTTCGCCGGCGCCATCGACCGCGTCACCTACTACATCCGCACGTCGCCCGCGGATGTGTTCGTCTCCCAGCAGGGCGTGCGCACCATGCACATGTCCTCGTCGGTCCTCCCTCCGGACGCTCTGGCACGCGTCGCCGAGGTGCCGGGGGTGGCCTGGGTGACGGGCATCGACTTCACGTCCGGATCGATCGGCGGCCCGAACGGCCGGCAGCTGTCGTACGTCATCGGCTACGACACCGAGCTCGGGCGCGGTGGTCCGGCCCGCCTGGTCGCCGGCCGTCCGCCGGGCATGGGTGAGGCGGTCATCGACGAGCAGGCCGGCGACCAGCTCGGTGCCCCGCTGGGCGGCTCGGTGACCGTGCTCGGGACACCGCTCCGCGTCTCGGGGCTCTCGACGGCCGGCACGAGCATCACCAACACCACGGTGTTCGTCGACTCCGAGCAGTTCGCACTGCTGCCGGTGGCGGGACACGGGCAGGACCACAGCGCGAGCCCGGCGTACCTGCTCGTGGGCGCTTCCGCCGGTGTCGACCAGGCGATCCTGGCTGACCGGGTCCGGACGGCGGCCCCGGACCTGGCCGTGCAGACCCGCGACGAGTTCGTGGCGTCCGAGACCCGAGTCGTGACCGACATGAGCGCGGACCTGCTGCGGTTGATGTCGACCGTCGGGCTGGCGATCGCCCTCGCGGTCATCGCGCTCGGTCTGATGACGTCGACGCTGAACCGGTTGCGCGACTTCGCCGTCCTCAAGGCACTCGGGTCGTCGACCGCCCGGCTCGTGGGCACCGTGGTCAGCCAGGTGCTGTGGACCGTCGGCCTGGCGGCGGGACTCGCGACCGTCCTGGCCATGGTGGTCGCGGTGGCGCTTCGCCAGGTCGCACCCGACGTCCAGATCGAGGTGACGGCGGAGGCGAGCACGCGGACGGCGGTCTCCGCGCTCGTGGTCGGACTGGTGGCCGCGCTGTGGCCGCTACGGCGCGTCGCCGCCCTCGATCCCGCCACCGCCTTCAGGGAGTCCAGATGA
- a CDS encoding glutaredoxin family protein codes for MRVTVVESEACHFCEDALAALSGFAQDHEFALDVVDIRSQTGQALVQRHRPSLTPLVLVDGEFFSQGRLPRRKFAKLLTARGLDG; via the coding sequence ATGCGAGTGACCGTCGTCGAGTCGGAGGCGTGCCACTTCTGCGAGGACGCCCTGGCGGCCCTGAGCGGGTTCGCGCAGGACCACGAGTTCGCCCTCGACGTGGTCGACATCCGCTCGCAGACGGGCCAGGCCCTGGTGCAGCGACACCGGCCGTCGCTGACACCGCTCGTCCTCGTCGACGGCGAGTTCTTCTCCCAGGGCCGGCTGCCGCGACGGAAGTTCGCGAAGCTCCTGACCGCGCGGGGCCTCGATGGGTGA